Proteins from a genomic interval of Oceanibaculum indicum P24:
- a CDS encoding ABC transporter substrate-binding protein, producing MKSRKDLSKTLYEKDLYPDEQSFAEDCAAIAAERLARGEIDRRSFVKAMAMLGLAPVALKLGTGSAAAQAKELVVVNWGGPAVEAYANAWGVPFEKATGTKVVIDGTGPLGSKIRAMVEAKAVTWDVCDTGTGTTLVLQTHDVLEPIDYSIVDKSKMAPDFAYEYGCANYMFSFVLAYNKAKLSEAPKDWKDFWDLKKFPGGRTLRKQPNGMLEACMLAAGKSHKDVYPIDLNLAMSKLKEIKSAVVAWGSGSQSQELFRTGEVVMGNIWHTRANLLTRDMAGDVTWTWKDGIVTAGMWNVPKGNPAGKETAMKFIASAQDPAGQIELFKVMGNGPANPAAADMVPADMKHIDPGQPENMKLQMIQSGPWYQEPSGKGKLTNDELSREMWLDTLSS from the coding sequence ATGAAATCGCGCAAGGATCTGAGCAAGACGCTCTACGAGAAGGATCTGTACCCGGACGAGCAGTCCTTCGCCGAGGATTGCGCCGCCATTGCCGCCGAGCGGCTGGCGCGCGGCGAGATCGACCGCCGCAGCTTCGTGAAGGCGATGGCGATGCTGGGCCTGGCCCCGGTCGCGCTGAAGCTGGGCACCGGCAGCGCCGCCGCCCAGGCCAAGGAGCTGGTGGTGGTGAACTGGGGCGGCCCGGCGGTCGAGGCCTATGCCAATGCCTGGGGCGTTCCGTTTGAGAAGGCCACCGGCACCAAGGTGGTGATCGACGGCACCGGCCCGCTTGGCTCCAAGATCCGCGCCATGGTCGAAGCCAAGGCCGTGACCTGGGATGTGTGCGACACCGGCACCGGCACCACGCTGGTGCTGCAGACGCATGACGTGCTGGAGCCCATCGACTATTCCATCGTCGACAAGTCGAAGATGGCGCCGGACTTCGCCTATGAGTATGGCTGCGCCAACTACATGTTCAGCTTCGTGCTGGCCTACAACAAGGCAAAGCTCTCCGAGGCGCCGAAGGACTGGAAGGATTTCTGGGACCTGAAGAAGTTCCCTGGTGGCCGCACCCTGCGCAAGCAGCCGAACGGCATGCTGGAGGCCTGTATGCTGGCCGCCGGCAAGTCGCACAAGGACGTCTATCCGATCGACCTGAACCTTGCGATGAGCAAGCTGAAGGAGATCAAGAGCGCTGTCGTCGCCTGGGGTTCCGGCTCGCAGAGCCAGGAGCTGTTCCGCACCGGCGAGGTGGTGATGGGCAACATCTGGCACACCCGCGCCAACCTGCTGACCCGCGACATGGCCGGCGATGTGACCTGGACCTGGAAGGACGGCATCGTCACGGCCGGCATGTGGAACGTGCCGAAGGGCAATCCGGCCGGCAAGGAAACGGCGATGAAGTTCATCGCCTCGGCGCAGGACCCGGCTGGCCAGATCGAGCTGTTCAAGGTCATGGGCAACGGCCCGGCCAACCCGGCCGCCGCCGACATGGTGCCCGCCGACATGAAGCACATCGATCCGGGCCAGCCCGAGAACATGAAGCTGCAGATGATCCAGAGCGGCCCCTGGTATCAGGAGCCGAGCGGCAAGGGCAAGCTGACCAACGACGAGTTGTCGCGCGAGATGTGGCTGGACACGCTGTCCTCGTAA
- a CDS encoding ABC transporter permease — translation MLTSQRNTYWLLIAPAVLLMLIFYIYPLFQVLWISVTEPYPGLQNYEALLTRPLLHRIWLTTLRICAITTIITVVLGYLVAYAMVHVKETQRAWMMFCILLTFWLSVLIRAFAWVMLLRNEGLANQGLMALGLISEPLPLVRNEFGVIVGMVHFMLPLAVLPIFSNMTGIDARYVSAARGLGASPWVAFRHIYLPLSKPGLIAATILVFVFSLGFFITPAILGGGKVVMISEYIRVSFEETLRWGQATMLASTLLFAVLLTLALVARFVDLKKVFGAR, via the coding sequence ATGCTGACCTCGCAACGCAATACCTATTGGCTGCTGATCGCGCCCGCGGTCCTGCTGATGCTCATCTTCTATATCTATCCGCTGTTCCAGGTGCTGTGGATCAGCGTGACCGAGCCCTATCCGGGCCTGCAGAATTACGAGGCGCTGCTGACGCGCCCGCTGCTGCACCGCATCTGGCTGACGACGCTGCGCATCTGCGCGATCACCACCATCATTACCGTGGTGCTGGGCTATCTCGTCGCCTACGCGATGGTGCATGTGAAGGAAACCCAGCGTGCCTGGATGATGTTCTGCATCCTGCTGACCTTCTGGCTCAGCGTACTGATCCGCGCCTTCGCCTGGGTCATGCTGCTGCGCAATGAGGGGCTGGCGAATCAGGGGCTGATGGCGCTGGGGCTGATCTCCGAGCCGCTGCCGCTGGTGCGCAACGAATTCGGCGTCATTGTCGGCATGGTGCATTTCATGCTGCCGCTGGCGGTGCTGCCGATCTTCTCCAACATGACCGGTATCGATGCGCGCTATGTCTCGGCGGCGCGCGGGCTGGGTGCGTCGCCCTGGGTTGCCTTCCGGCATATCTACCTGCCGCTCAGCAAGCCGGGGCTGATCGCCGCGACCATCCTGGTGTTCGTGTTCTCGCTGGGCTTCTTCATCACGCCGGCCATCCTGGGTGGCGGCAAGGTGGTGATGATCTCCGAATATATCCGCGTCAGCTTCGAGGAGACGCTGCGCTGGGGGCAGGCGACCATGCTGGCCTCGACGCTGCTGTTCGCGGTGCTGCTGACGCTGGCGCTGGTCGCGCGCTTCGTTGACCTTAAGAAAGTGTTCGGGGCGCGATGA
- a CDS encoding ABC transporter permease: MMKGDFRELFGRGMVLGGAWTVLAFLVLPMVVVIPVSITDQYYLSLPQDGVSLQHYAAFFSNDIWLSATGQSIVIAVASTLAAVVLGTLCAIGCWRLSTNASEAVRTFMLIPIIVPTIVQALAMYRFWIDLRLLDSYLGVILAHTLVAIPYVIITVSASLANFDVRLEQAARSLGASMSETIRLVIVPRILPGMLSGAIFAFTISFDEIVMVLFLTSRNIYTLPKRIWDGIEDHLDPTIAAVATLLIIVTLALLLFELWSRQRRAARLKALASEGGE; the protein is encoded by the coding sequence ATGATGAAGGGAGATTTCCGCGAGCTTTTCGGGCGGGGCATGGTGCTGGGCGGCGCCTGGACCGTGCTGGCCTTCCTGGTGCTGCCGATGGTGGTGGTGATCCCGGTCTCGATCACCGACCAGTATTATTTGTCGCTGCCGCAGGACGGCGTGTCGCTGCAGCATTACGCCGCCTTCTTCAGCAACGATATCTGGCTGTCCGCGACCGGGCAGAGCATCGTGATCGCGGTCGCCTCCACCCTGGCCGCCGTGGTGCTGGGCACGTTGTGCGCCATCGGCTGCTGGCGGCTGTCTACCAACGCATCGGAGGCGGTGCGCACCTTCATGCTGATCCCGATCATCGTGCCGACCATCGTTCAGGCGCTGGCGATGTACCGGTTCTGGATCGACCTGCGGCTGCTGGATTCCTATCTCGGCGTCATTCTGGCGCATACGCTGGTCGCGATCCCCTATGTGATCATCACCGTGTCTGCCTCGCTGGCGAATTTCGACGTGCGGCTGGAACAGGCGGCGCGCAGCCTGGGCGCCTCGATGAGCGAGACCATCCGCCTGGTGATCGTGCCGCGCATCCTGCCGGGCATGCTGTCGGGGGCGATCTTCGCCTTCACCATCTCCTTCGACGAGATCGTGATGGTGCTGTTCCTGACCAGCCGCAACATCTACACCCTACCGAAGCGCATCTGGGACGGCATCGAGGATCATCTCGACCCCACCATCGCCGCCGTCGCCACGCTTCTCATCATCGTTACGCTGGCGCTGCTGCTGTTCGAGCTGTGGTCGCGCCAGCGCCGGGCCGCGCGCCTGAAGGCGCTGGCTTCAGAGGGCGGGGAATAA
- a CDS encoding dimethylarginine dimethylaminohydrolase family protein, whose product MGAVSEFEYRYNMTMKIFHSHAEPAFETPQQQETVWGQQWGCDNDVGQLRKVLMHRPGEEMNIIDPSKRIEELGSYGDVEGQTWYWRGDVIPSLAEQQAQHDALADTLRKEGVEVVYLKRCAPGRHKSIYTRDSVIGVKGGAIVTRLGPIVRRGEEAPATETLASIGMPILRTVHGTGLMEGGSFAWLKPGLAAVGRSNRVNEEGTRQVEEVLKAQGCELLRVDLTGYRLHIDGNLVMIDVDTAIINPTQLPFWFLEKLKELGIRTIEVSPDDPSGAVNCIAVRPGRVVMEANLSPRTADKLDRLGIEIVDVKYDKIWLGGGGIHCSTSPLVRDSIG is encoded by the coding sequence ATGGGTGCCGTCAGCGAGTTCGAATATCGCTACAACATGACGATGAAGATTTTCCACTCGCACGCCGAGCCGGCGTTCGAGACCCCGCAGCAGCAGGAGACGGTGTGGGGGCAGCAATGGGGCTGCGACAATGATGTGGGCCAGCTGCGCAAGGTGCTGATGCACCGGCCGGGCGAGGAGATGAACATCATCGATCCGTCCAAGCGCATCGAGGAGCTGGGCAGCTATGGCGATGTCGAGGGCCAGACCTGGTACTGGCGCGGCGACGTGATCCCCTCGCTGGCGGAACAGCAGGCCCAGCACGACGCGCTGGCCGACACGCTGCGCAAGGAAGGCGTGGAGGTCGTCTATCTGAAGCGCTGCGCGCCGGGCCGGCACAAATCGATCTATACCCGCGATTCGGTGATCGGCGTGAAGGGCGGCGCCATCGTGACGCGCCTGGGGCCGATCGTGCGGCGCGGCGAGGAAGCACCGGCGACCGAGACGCTGGCCTCCATCGGCATGCCGATCCTGCGCACCGTGCACGGCACCGGCCTGATGGAGGGCGGCAGCTTTGCCTGGCTGAAGCCGGGGCTGGCCGCCGTCGGCCGTTCCAACCGGGTGAATGAGGAAGGCACGCGCCAGGTCGAGGAGGTGCTGAAGGCACAGGGCTGCGAGCTGCTGCGCGTGGATTTGACCGGCTACCGCCTGCATATCGACGGCAATCTGGTGATGATCGATGTCGATACCGCGATCATCAACCCGACGCAGCTGCCCTTCTGGTTCCTGGAGAAGCTGAAGGAGCTGGGCATCCGCACCATCGAGGTCAGCCCCGACGATCCGTCGGGCGCGGTCAACTGCATCGCCGTGCGGCCGGGCCGCGTGGTGATGGAGGCGAATTTGTCGCCGCGCACCGCCGACAAGCTGGACAGACTGGGCATCGAGATCGTCGATGTGAAATACGACAAGATCTGGCTGGGCGGCGGCGGCATCCACTGCTCGACCAGCCCGCTGGTCCGCGATTCCATCGGCTGA
- a CDS encoding DUF1028 domain-containing protein, whose protein sequence is MTFSLVARCGRTGEIGAVISTSNLAVGSRCVYLKSGVGGFLTQHRTDPRLGPRGIALLQDGATAAEAMAAVVASTKDIGWRQLACVDRHGNTAFHHGDKIYSIRAECQAPGVVAIGNIIDNPEVPKAMVAAFTADPSLEIAERLLRAIEAGEAAGGETGTVHAAQMIAVGENSFPLFDLRIDYSETPLPDLRRLWERYRAEAAGFAVRVLDPDSVPPQQDLYDAAQARMKELGISYS, encoded by the coding sequence ATGACCTTCTCCCTCGTCGCGCGCTGCGGCCGTACCGGCGAAATCGGCGCGGTCATCTCCACCTCCAACCTCGCGGTCGGCAGCCGCTGCGTCTATCTGAAGTCCGGCGTCGGCGGCTTCCTGACCCAGCACCGCACCGACCCAAGGCTGGGGCCGCGCGGCATCGCGCTGTTGCAGGATGGCGCCACCGCCGCCGAGGCGATGGCCGCCGTGGTCGCCAGCACGAAGGATATCGGCTGGCGGCAGCTTGCCTGCGTGGACCGGCATGGCAACACCGCCTTTCACCATGGCGACAAAATCTATTCGATCCGCGCCGAATGCCAGGCGCCGGGCGTCGTCGCCATCGGCAACATCATCGATAATCCCGAGGTGCCGAAGGCGATGGTCGCGGCCTTCACCGCCGACCCGTCGCTGGAGATCGCCGAGCGGCTGCTGCGCGCCATCGAGGCGGGCGAGGCGGCGGGCGGTGAGACTGGCACTGTGCATGCAGCCCAGATGATCGCGGTCGGCGAGAACAGCTTCCCGCTGTTCGACCTGCGCATCGATTATTCGGAGACGCCGCTGCCCGACCTGCGCCGGCTGTGGGAGCGCTATCGGGCAGAGGCAGCGGGCTTCGCCGTGCGCGTGCTGGACCCGGATAGCGTGCCGCCGCAGCAGGATCTGTACGATGCGGCGCAGGCGCGCATGAAGGAGCTGGGAATCAGCTACTCATGA
- a CDS encoding arginase family protein encodes MTGKLPNSLFRTVGTYLGVPQTLDLTGAKAAVIGLPFDCGRHPRRVGARLGPAAIRYMSTDMVRHYRPDDPGDFDPVRALGLVDCGDVPVVSAEVESSVETMAEAISAVVERGVVPICMGGDGVISLPQMQALSRKYPDLCVLHFDSHTDAYPEAGNESEINPATTFAYAVQKGYVDASRSIHFGLRGFTYVPRVFDYTQGLGYQTIPIEALESEGVAGLAKRFKETVGDRPVFLCFDMDFFDPSAAPGVFTPAWGGATAREGLALLRALKGINFVGFDVNTLTPGADLKGQTAWLAATVMLEFCYLACDSLGLTPKGEAAY; translated from the coding sequence ATGACCGGGAAGCTGCCCAACAGCCTGTTCCGCACCGTCGGCACCTATCTCGGCGTGCCGCAGACGCTGGACCTGACCGGTGCGAAGGCGGCGGTGATCGGCCTGCCCTTCGATTGTGGCCGGCACCCACGGCGTGTCGGCGCGCGGCTGGGGCCGGCGGCGATCCGCTATATGTCCACCGACATGGTGCGGCATTACCGGCCCGACGATCCCGGCGATTTCGATCCCGTTCGCGCGCTGGGGCTGGTCGATTGCGGCGATGTGCCGGTGGTCTCGGCGGAGGTCGAATCCTCGGTCGAGACGATGGCCGAGGCAATCTCGGCGGTGGTGGAACGGGGCGTGGTGCCGATCTGCATGGGCGGCGACGGCGTCATCAGCCTGCCGCAGATGCAGGCGCTCAGCCGGAAATATCCCGACCTGTGCGTGCTGCATTTCGATTCCCACACCGACGCCTATCCCGAAGCCGGTAACGAGAGCGAGATCAACCCCGCCACCACCTTCGCCTATGCGGTGCAGAAGGGCTATGTCGATGCCAGCCGGTCGATCCATTTCGGCCTGCGCGGCTTCACCTATGTGCCGCGCGTGTTCGACTACACGCAGGGGCTGGGCTATCAGACCATCCCCATCGAGGCGCTGGAAAGCGAGGGCGTGGCCGGTCTTGCGAAGCGCTTTAAGGAGACGGTTGGCGACCGCCCGGTCTTCCTGTGCTTCGACATGGATTTCTTCGATCCCTCGGCGGCCCCCGGGGTCTTCACCCCGGCCTGGGGCGGGGCGACGGCGCGCGAGGGGCTGGCGCTGTTGCGCGCGCTGAAGGGCATCAATTTCGTCGGCTTCGACGTGAACACGCTGACTCCCGGCGCTGACCTGAAGGGCCAGACCGCCTGGCTCGCCGCCACGGTTATGCTGGAATTCTGCTACCTCGCCTGCGACTCCCTGGGTCTGACCCCGAAGGGTGAGGCAGCGTATTAG
- a CDS encoding amidohydrolase — protein MPRLAADLILRNGRIHTLDAHSRVASALAIRDGRILAVGSEGDLDGLAGPETKVMDLGGRTAIPGIVDSHCHPDSYAARLAGWEDVGPNRIQSRAALLARLTDVAAARGTDDWVVAYRLNENKSGGYPTLAELDAAGQGRPLFILRTDGHIGLANSRAFRELGIDRDTPDPAFGRFDHHPETGELTGLMRETAVHMFLDVIHGADTPARLADGLEKVFDDWARHGITTVYNSLAGSRSIQAYQLLRQQERLRMRVGIIVSGREDGLVESYVKAGIRSGFGDDMVRIIGVEWCPDCSTSGRTAAYYEPYVGKRIEGEPEPNTGMLLYELEDLKSRALAAHKGGLQVMIEGVGDRGIDFALDVIEHCLAAHPVADHRMRVEHCCYVTPPILERLKRVGAVDSSATGFMYDLGEAYRANRGEAAMRWMWPHRSLIDAGIPAPGHSDAMVCDPNPFFALWSMVTRKAQTGASLDEAEAVTAEEALRAYTILGAWSGREEAVKGSLELGKLADIAVLDRDYFSIPVEEIREVGVTATLLGGRLVHGGL, from the coding sequence ATGCCGCGACTGGCCGCCGACCTGATCCTGCGCAACGGGCGCATTCATACGCTGGACGCGCACAGCCGCGTCGCCAGCGCGCTCGCCATCCGCGACGGGCGTATCCTGGCGGTCGGCAGCGAGGGTGATCTGGACGGGCTGGCCGGTCCGGAGACAAAGGTGATGGACCTTGGCGGCCGCACCGCCATTCCCGGCATCGTGGACAGCCACTGCCACCCCGACAGCTACGCCGCCCGCCTCGCCGGGTGGGAGGATGTCGGCCCGAACCGCATCCAGTCGCGCGCCGCCCTGCTCGCGCGGCTCACCGATGTCGCCGCCGCCCGCGGCACGGACGACTGGGTTGTCGCCTACCGGCTGAACGAGAACAAGTCCGGCGGCTATCCCACGCTGGCGGAGCTGGACGCGGCAGGCCAGGGCCGGCCGCTCTTCATCCTGCGCACCGACGGCCATATCGGCCTCGCCAATTCCCGCGCCTTCCGAGAACTGGGCATCGACCGCGACACGCCCGACCCCGCCTTCGGCCGCTTCGACCATCACCCCGAGACCGGGGAGCTGACCGGCCTGATGCGCGAGACGGCGGTACATATGTTCCTCGATGTGATCCACGGCGCCGACACGCCCGCCCGCCTTGCCGACGGGCTGGAGAAAGTGTTCGACGACTGGGCGCGTCATGGCATCACGACCGTCTATAACTCGCTGGCCGGCAGCCGCTCGATCCAGGCCTATCAGCTGCTGCGCCAGCAGGAGCGGCTGCGCATGCGCGTCGGCATCATCGTCTCGGGCCGCGAGGACGGGCTGGTGGAATCCTATGTGAAGGCCGGCATTCGCTCCGGCTTCGGCGATGACATGGTGCGCATCATCGGCGTCGAATGGTGCCCAGACTGCTCCACCTCCGGCCGCACCGCCGCCTATTACGAGCCCTATGTCGGCAAGCGCATCGAGGGCGAGCCCGAGCCGAACACCGGCATGCTGCTCTACGAGCTGGAGGACCTGAAATCCCGCGCGCTGGCCGCGCACAAGGGCGGGCTGCAGGTGATGATCGAGGGCGTGGGCGACCGCGGGATCGACTTCGCGCTGGACGTGATCGAGCATTGCCTCGCCGCCCATCCGGTGGCGGACCACCGCATGCGGGTCGAGCATTGCTGCTACGTCACCCCGCCGATCCTGGAACGGCTGAAGCGGGTCGGCGCGGTGGACAGTTCCGCCACCGGCTTCATGTACGATCTGGGCGAGGCCTACCGCGCCAATCGCGGCGAGGCGGCGATGCGCTGGATGTGGCCGCACCGCAGCCTGATCGATGCCGGCATCCCCGCCCCCGGCCATTCCGACGCCATGGTGTGCGACCCCAACCCCTTCTTCGCCTTGTGGTCGATGGTGACGCGCAAGGCGCAGACCGGCGCCTCGCTGGACGAGGCCGAGGCGGTGACGGCGGAGGAAGCCCTGCGCGCCTATACGATTCTGGGGGCGTGGTCAGGCCGCGAGGAAGCTGTAAAGGGATCGCTGGAGCTCGGCAAGCTGGCCGATATCGCCGTACTGGACCGTGATTATTTCAGCATCCCGGTGGAGGAAATCCGCGAGGTCGGCGTGACCGCCACCCTGCTGGGCGGCCGGCTGGTGCATGGCGGGCTCTAA
- the leuA gene encoding 2-isopropylmalate synthase, with the protein MLQNPETKYRRFTTVDLPDRTWPSKRIEKAPIWLSTDLRDGNQSLIDPMDGEKKRRFFDLLVASGFKQIEVGFPSASQTEFDFIRSLIEENRIPDDVTIQVLTQSREDLIRRSFESLKGAKQAIVHLYNATSPSFRRTVFNMEKADVVKLAVAGAKLFVEEAAKQPGTKWTFQYSPETFSATEPDFAVEVCEAVLDVWQPTPENPAILNLPATVEVAGPNIYADQIEYFCRNISRRDSVIVSVHPHNDRGTGVAAAEFSVMAGADRIEGCLFGNGERTGNVDLVTLALNLYTQGINPGLDFSDMRNVVRTVEYCNQLPVHPRHPYAGELVFTAFSGSHQDAIKKGFAAQSKRNDEYWDVPYLPIDPADVGCSYEAVIRVNSQSGKGGVAWVLEQDKGLQLPRRMQIDFSRKVQEISDRTGKEITAGAIWEAFEESYCLAGAQRFDLIEYDDTGARKPGQDRVFVGRITVDGKERSISGKGNGLISGLLEALKADCGMELEVLDYHEHALRKGSDAQAAAYVECRTADGRTLFGVGIDADVAIASVKAVLSAANVASKG; encoded by the coding sequence ATGTTGCAGAACCCTGAAACCAAGTACCGCCGCTTCACCACGGTCGATCTGCCTGACCGTACCTGGCCGTCGAAGCGCATCGAGAAGGCGCCGATCTGGCTGTCCACCGATCTGCGCGACGGCAACCAGTCGCTGATCGACCCGATGGATGGCGAGAAGAAGCGCCGCTTCTTCGACCTGCTGGTGGCATCCGGCTTCAAGCAGATCGAGGTCGGCTTTCCCTCGGCCTCGCAGACCGAGTTCGATTTCATCCGCAGCCTGATCGAGGAAAACCGCATCCCCGACGACGTCACCATCCAGGTCCTGACGCAGTCGCGCGAGGATCTGATCCGCCGCAGCTTTGAATCGCTGAAGGGGGCGAAGCAGGCCATCGTGCATCTGTACAACGCCACCTCGCCCAGCTTCCGCCGCACCGTGTTCAACATGGAAAAGGCAGATGTGGTGAAGCTGGCGGTGGCGGGGGCGAAGCTGTTCGTCGAGGAAGCGGCGAAGCAGCCGGGCACCAAATGGACCTTCCAGTATTCGCCAGAAACTTTTTCCGCCACCGAGCCGGACTTCGCGGTCGAGGTGTGCGAGGCGGTGCTGGATGTCTGGCAGCCGACGCCGGAGAACCCGGCCATCCTGAACCTGCCAGCGACGGTGGAGGTGGCGGGCCCCAACATCTATGCCGACCAGATCGAATATTTCTGCCGCAACATCTCGCGCCGCGATTCGGTGATCGTCAGCGTGCATCCGCATAATGACCGGGGGACCGGCGTGGCGGCGGCGGAATTCTCGGTGATGGCCGGCGCCGACCGAATCGAGGGCTGCCTGTTCGGCAATGGCGAGCGCACCGGCAATGTCGATCTGGTGACGCTGGCGCTGAACCTCTACACCCAGGGCATTAATCCGGGGCTGGATTTCTCCGACATGCGTAACGTCGTGCGCACGGTGGAGTACTGCAACCAGCTGCCGGTGCATCCGCGCCATCCCTATGCGGGCGAACTGGTGTTCACCGCCTTTTCCGGCTCGCATCAGGACGCCATCAAGAAGGGTTTTGCGGCGCAGTCGAAGCGCAATGACGAGTACTGGGACGTGCCCTACCTGCCGATCGACCCGGCGGATGTCGGCTGCTCATACGAGGCGGTGATCCGGGTGAACAGCCAGTCCGGCAAGGGCGGTGTCGCCTGGGTGCTGGAACAGGACAAGGGGTTGCAGCTGCCGCGCCGCATGCAGATCGACTTCTCCCGCAAGGTGCAGGAGATTTCCGACCGCACCGGCAAGGAGATCACGGCGGGCGCGATCTGGGAGGCGTTTGAGGAATCCTACTGCCTGGCCGGGGCGCAGCGCTTCGACCTGATTGAATATGACGATACCGGCGCACGCAAGCCGGGGCAGGACCGGGTGTTCGTCGGCCGCATCACGGTGGACGGCAAGGAACGCTCGATCAGCGGCAAGGGCAATGGCCTGATTTCCGGCCTGCTGGAGGCGCTGAAGGCCGATTGCGGCATGGAGCTGGAGGTGCTGGACTATCACGAGCATGCGCTGCGCAAGGGCTCCGACGCGCAGGCCGCCGCCTATGTCGAATGCCGCACGGCAGACGGGCGCACCCTGTTCGGTGTGGGCATCGATGCCGATGTCGCCATCGCCTCGGTGAAGGCGGTCTTGAGCGCCGCCAACGTCGCCTCGAAGGGGTGA
- a CDS encoding DUF3325 domain-containing protein, with product MPEALLLALILGTSYLGFDLLALSQEKNWERVTGQRHVPAGRTLPLRLAGYGLLALALALSLERDGASFGSILWVVGLSIGGLATVATLTWRPAWLKPLARIATAGRSRRQSA from the coding sequence ATGCCTGAGGCGCTCCTGCTCGCCCTTATCCTGGGGACCAGCTATCTGGGCTTCGATCTGCTGGCCTTGAGCCAGGAGAAGAACTGGGAGCGCGTGACCGGCCAGCGCCATGTCCCGGCTGGTCGGACCCTGCCGCTGCGCCTTGCCGGCTACGGGCTGCTGGCGCTGGCGCTTGCCCTGTCGCTGGAACGCGACGGCGCCAGCTTCGGCAGCATCCTGTGGGTGGTGGGGCTCAGCATCGGCGGGTTGGCGACGGTCGCAACACTGACCTGGCGGCCGGCCTGGCTGAAGCCGCTGGCCCGCATCGCCACCGCCGGCCGCTCCCGGCGCCAGAGCGCGTAA